In Paenibacillus sp. FSL M7-0420, a single genomic region encodes these proteins:
- a CDS encoding YdcF family protein has product MDWYVYHRGSSPIRKVSRKRHHRTKRVLAVSLLVLIVAGFIWCGVAFNRINSAATTSPMVKADAGVILGMSMWGNEPSPGLKERLDYALELYKSGAFSHFVVSGGLDQPEYKYTEAEGMQRYLVAHGVPDKVIYLEDQSTSTYENLLFSKTVMQQEGLSSAVVITHDFHGRRALEIAHKLGYKNPELGVTESKVMWMLKYKSREILAYTKWKLQELSL; this is encoded by the coding sequence ATGGATTGGTATGTCTATCATCGGGGTTCATCCCCGATACGTAAAGTGTCGCGCAAGCGCCATCACCGTACAAAGCGGGTGCTGGCGGTTTCGCTGCTGGTACTGATTGTGGCCGGATTCATCTGGTGCGGAGTAGCTTTTAACAGAATTAACAGTGCAGCAACTACCTCGCCCATGGTGAAGGCGGACGCCGGAGTTATTCTGGGGATGTCGATGTGGGGGAATGAACCGAGTCCCGGGCTGAAGGAACGGCTGGATTATGCGCTTGAGCTGTATAAGTCTGGTGCATTCAGCCATTTTGTTGTCTCTGGTGGGCTGGATCAGCCGGAGTATAAGTACACAGAAGCCGAAGGCATGCAGAGGTATCTGGTTGCCCATGGAGTACCGGATAAGGTGATCTATCTGGAGGACCAGTCTACCAGCACTTACGAGAACCTGCTCTTCAGCAAGACAGTCATGCAGCAGGAGGGCTTGTCTTCAGCCGTCGTGATTACCCATGATTTCCATGGCCGCCGCGCCTTGGAAATTGCGCATAAGCTGGGGTACAAGAACCCGGAGCTTGGCGTCACAGAGTCTAAAGTGATGTGGATGCTTAAGTATAAGTCCCGCGAGATTCTGGCCTACACCAAATGGAAGTTGCAGGAGCTGTCGCTGTAA
- a CDS encoding transglycosylase domain-containing protein → MSRDQLTRSGGNRNRGSQPPSSQGKPKKKKKRYLTKKRVLWSLFFSVALAIFCALGGYLFIMLNGQKLLEENRDKLTINPPTQIFDRNRNLIGELSLEKSDPVEYEDLPQMLVKAFVATEDKRFFEHNGVDLWSIGRAAVKDIAARSMVEGGSTITQQLAKNIFLNRDKTFFRKATEVSIAVALEKSQTKEEIITMYLNRIPFGGTIYGIKAASIRYFGESDLNKLELWEIATLAAMPKGPSRYNPLRNPELSKERRGVVLQLMYEQKLITKEQMDEAKAVDYNYKPPEKKQRYQAFIDYAIGEAEDKFGLTEDDLNIGGYKIYTTMDKHAQETIEDAFADSDNFEKSVDDELVQGSMTIVNQENGSVVALMGGRNYEKKGYSRIDGSRRSPGSAFKPLVSYAPALESGKFTNDSMLSNEKQCFGKYCPNNLHGYSKSISMSDALTKSENIPAVWLLNEIGVNTGFQFAKKLGINLKDEDKNLSLALGGMSEGTNTMEMAQAYSAFANGGELREAYSIKSIADADDKTVYKANTKADRVMSEQTAYQMTEMMQRVVQDGTGKKAKINRPVAGKTGTTQSGYKGISSNRDVWFVGYTPEWTAAVWMGYDKPSKTHLLKNSSPLAAAFWGKVMEKALEGVPAKQFPVPKGAAPEVEATPTPEAVSAVTGFQAAYDPSTMTVNMSWNPAAASGVEYRIYRRETSEADFTPLMNTMASNIGDISAMPGLSYEYYVTAYYQELDQESEPSETITVSVQDELQTPEPEMTPDPNLPTDSPDNGGDSGNGENGGNPPDNGPGNNGSGNNGPGNHGPGNNGNGQGGDNGSGAATSPPEITPPPAPATTEPLPTPEATTGTVDPGIIPDPNAGTDPASDPGSGFVEGPGNVH, encoded by the coding sequence ATGTCCAGAGACCAGTTAACCCGGAGCGGCGGTAACAGAAACAGAGGAAGTCAGCCGCCAAGCTCCCAAGGGAAGCCGAAGAAAAAAAAGAAAAGATACTTAACCAAAAAACGTGTGCTGTGGAGTTTGTTTTTTTCAGTTGCGCTGGCTATTTTTTGTGCGCTGGGCGGCTATTTGTTCATCATGCTGAACGGGCAGAAGCTGCTGGAGGAGAACAGGGATAAGCTGACGATCAATCCGCCGACACAGATTTTTGACCGGAACCGGAACCTGATCGGAGAGCTGTCATTGGAGAAAAGCGATCCGGTGGAATATGAGGATCTTCCCCAGATGCTTGTTAAAGCATTCGTAGCCACCGAGGATAAACGGTTCTTCGAGCATAACGGGGTGGACCTCTGGTCCATCGGACGCGCGGCCGTTAAGGATATTGCGGCCCGCAGTATGGTAGAAGGCGGGAGTACAATTACCCAGCAGCTGGCGAAGAACATCTTTCTGAACCGCGACAAGACCTTCTTCCGTAAGGCGACCGAGGTTTCGATTGCCGTTGCACTGGAGAAAAGCCAGACCAAGGAAGAAATTATTACCATGTATCTGAATCGCATCCCCTTCGGAGGGACGATCTATGGTATTAAGGCCGCTTCCATCCGTTATTTTGGGGAAAGCGATCTGAATAAACTCGAGCTTTGGGAAATAGCCACTCTGGCTGCAATGCCCAAAGGGCCGTCCCGCTATAATCCGCTGCGTAACCCCGAGCTGTCGAAGGAACGCCGGGGCGTAGTGCTTCAACTCATGTATGAGCAGAAGCTGATTACCAAGGAGCAGATGGACGAGGCGAAGGCTGTGGATTACAACTACAAGCCGCCTGAGAAGAAGCAGCGCTACCAGGCATTCATTGATTATGCGATTGGTGAGGCTGAGGACAAATTCGGGCTGACCGAGGATGATCTCAACATCGGCGGGTATAAGATTTATACAACTATGGATAAGCATGCCCAGGAGACGATCGAGGATGCTTTTGCCGACAGTGATAACTTTGAGAAAAGTGTGGACGATGAGCTGGTACAAGGCTCGATGACCATTGTGAATCAGGAGAACGGCAGCGTTGTAGCCTTGATGGGCGGACGTAATTATGAGAAAAAAGGCTACAGCCGGATCGACGGCAGCCGCCGCTCACCGGGTTCTGCCTTCAAGCCCCTGGTATCCTATGCACCGGCACTGGAATCCGGCAAATTCACGAATGATTCCATGCTGAGCAATGAGAAGCAGTGCTTCGGCAAATATTGTCCGAACAATCTGCACGGGTACTCGAAGTCGATCAGTATGAGCGATGCGCTGACGAAGTCGGAGAATATTCCGGCAGTCTGGCTGCTGAATGAGATCGGTGTGAATACCGGCTTCCAGTTCGCCAAGAAGCTTGGCATCAACCTGAAGGATGAAGACAAGAACCTGTCGCTCGCCCTGGGCGGGATGAGTGAGGGAACGAACACGATGGAGATGGCCCAGGCCTACAGTGCCTTTGCTAACGGGGGAGAACTGCGGGAGGCATACTCGATCAAGTCTATAGCTGACGCTGATGACAAGACCGTCTACAAGGCGAACACCAAGGCAGACCGTGTGATGAGTGAACAGACGGCCTATCAGATGACAGAGATGATGCAGCGTGTTGTACAGGACGGTACAGGTAAAAAAGCGAAAATTAACCGTCCGGTAGCCGGTAAGACCGGTACAACACAAAGCGGTTATAAGGGCATCAGCTCGAACCGTGATGTCTGGTTCGTCGGCTATACGCCGGAATGGACGGCAGCGGTATGGATGGGCTACGACAAGCCGAGCAAGACCCATCTGCTGAAGAACAGCAGTCCGCTGGCCGCTGCCTTCTGGGGCAAGGTCATGGAGAAGGCGCTGGAAGGTGTACCTGCCAAGCAGTTCCCGGTACCGAAGGGCGCTGCTCCAGAGGTAGAGGCTACGCCGACGCCTGAAGCGGTATCGGCGGTAACGGGCTTCCAGGCTGCGTATGATCCATCCACGATGACGGTCAATATGAGCTGGAATCCTGCTGCGGCCAGCGGGGTAGAATACCGTATTTACCGCCGCGAGACGTCTGAAGCAGACTTCACCCCGCTCATGAACACCATGGCCTCGAATATCGGGGACATCAGTGCGATGCCGGGACTGTCTTACGAATATTATGTTACTGCATATTATCAGGAGCTTGATCAGGAGAGCGAGCCTTCTGAGACTATAACGGTGTCCGTTCAGGACGAGCTTCAGACCCCTGAGCCGGAGATGACGCCTGACCCGAATCTGCCTACGGATAGCCCCGATAACGGCGGCGATTCCGGAAATGGAGAGAACGGCGGCAATCCGCCAGACAATGGACCTGGGAATAACGGATCAGGTAATAATGGTCCAGGCAATCACGGTCCAGGTAATAACGGCAACGGTCAAGGCGGGGATAACGGCAGCGGAGCCGCCACATCCCCGCCTGAGATAACACCGCCGCCTGCGCCTGCCACGACAGAGCCGTTACCGACACCGGAGGCGACAACCGGTACGGTTGATCCCGGAATCATCCCTGACCCGAATGCCGGAACCGATCCGGCAAGTGATCCGGGCAGCGGTTTTGTCGAAGGACCCGGCAATGTGCATTAG
- the hfq gene encoding RNA chaperone Hfq, with amino-acid sequence MNKSINIQDTFLNQLRKENIPATVYLTNGFQIRGIIKAFDNFTIVIDSDGRQQMVYKHAISTFTPQRSVSLMQDNNSEN; translated from the coding sequence ATGAACAAGTCCATTAATATTCAAGATACGTTCTTGAACCAGCTGCGCAAAGAGAATATCCCTGCTACAGTATATTTGACCAACGGCTTTCAAATCCGGGGAATTATCAAAGCGTTCGACAACTTCACCATTGTCATCGACAGTGACGGGCGCCAGCAGATGGTGTACAAGCATGCGATCTCCACATTTACGCCGCAGCGGAGCGTATCACTGATGCAGGACAACAACAGCGAGAATTAA
- the miaA gene encoding tRNA (adenosine(37)-N6)-dimethylallyltransferase MiaA, whose translation MTTKKKRKVLVLLGPTAVGKTRLSLELAEAHGAEIISGDSMQVYRGMDIGTAKITPEEMKGIPHHLIDIHDPQDAYSTAEFQEQGARLIEEISARGKLPFIVGGTGLYIESLCYGFRFSEAVADEAFREQQEAYAEEHGADALHARLAAVDPASAERLHPNDRRRIIRALEIYHQTNVPLSDSLAVQKKESPYELCLIGLTMDRKILYKRIEERIDQMLADGLVSEVQRLLDQGYGRSLVSMQGLGYKEIAAYLEGEMTLEEAVVLLKRDTRRFAKRQLSWFRHMKEIQWIDVLESQNFSENFAKLNGIIAGKFLTGLEYTSEQSN comes from the coding sequence TTGACAACTAAGAAGAAACGCAAAGTGCTTGTACTGCTGGGTCCGACAGCGGTCGGAAAGACCAGACTGAGTCTGGAGCTGGCCGAGGCCCACGGAGCCGAGATCATCTCCGGGGATTCGATGCAGGTCTACCGCGGGATGGATATTGGTACCGCCAAGATTACGCCGGAGGAGATGAAGGGCATCCCCCATCATCTGATTGATATTCATGATCCGCAGGATGCGTATTCCACGGCTGAATTCCAGGAGCAGGGGGCGCGGCTGATCGAGGAGATCAGCGCGCGAGGCAAGCTGCCTTTTATTGTGGGCGGTACTGGACTGTATATTGAATCGTTATGCTACGGCTTCCGCTTCTCCGAAGCGGTGGCTGACGAGGCTTTCCGCGAGCAGCAGGAGGCCTACGCCGAGGAGCATGGGGCTGATGCCCTGCATGCCCGGCTGGCAGCGGTAGACCCGGCCAGCGCGGAGCGGCTGCATCCCAATGACCGCAGGCGGATCATCCGCGCGCTGGAGATTTATCACCAGACGAACGTCCCGTTATCCGACTCGCTGGCCGTCCAGAAGAAGGAGTCTCCCTATGAATTATGCCTGATCGGTTTGACAATGGACCGGAAAATACTATATAAACGTATTGAAGAGCGAATCGATCAGATGCTGGCGGATGGCCTCGTGTCTGAGGTGCAGCGGCTGCTGGATCAAGGCTACGGCAGGAGTCTTGTGTCTATGCAGGGTTTGGGCTACAAGGAAATTGCCGCTTACCTGGAGGGGGAGATGACGCTTGAGGAAGCCGTGGTGCTGCTGAAGCGTGACACCCGCCGGTTTGCCAAGCGGCAGTTGTCATGGTTTCGCCACATGAAGGAGATTCAGTGGATTGACGTCCTGGAGAGCCAAAACTTTTCTGAGAATTTTGCGAAATTAAATGGTATAATAGCAGGAAAGTTTCTCACAGGTCTTGAATATACTTCTGAACAATCTAATTGA
- a CDS encoding class I SAM-dependent methyltransferase, which yields MIITTGFDPIPQVVARARELADRTGCAYAPRAKFSMGKLVEHYGDEQVLVVLQEAVRLITPGMPPMEFHPSMGFVRAKRILRGEPDPMIDAAGMLPGDSVLDCTAGLGADSLLFAVTGGETSKVTALESSLPLYALLLEGMSGYVSGQVKVNEALRRIDVRHGDHLEYLRAQPDKSIDIVYFDPMFRVPLTDSAAISPLRQFANPAALSADSVAEATRVARKTVLLKEKALSGEFTRLGFKELLRANAKTSYGVITIDN from the coding sequence ATGATTATAACTACGGGCTTTGACCCGATACCGCAAGTGGTGGCCCGGGCCCGGGAGCTTGCGGACCGCACAGGCTGCGCCTATGCTCCGAGAGCGAAATTCTCGATGGGCAAGCTGGTGGAGCATTACGGGGACGAACAGGTTCTGGTGGTTCTGCAGGAGGCCGTCCGGCTGATTACGCCGGGAATGCCGCCGATGGAATTCCATCCCAGCATGGGGTTCGTCCGCGCCAAAAGAATCTTAAGAGGCGAGCCCGACCCTATGATCGATGCCGCAGGCATGCTCCCCGGTGATAGCGTGCTGGACTGCACGGCCGGACTCGGAGCGGATTCGCTGCTGTTCGCCGTCACCGGTGGGGAGACCTCCAAGGTGACGGCGCTGGAGAGCTCGCTGCCGCTGTACGCCCTCCTGCTGGAAGGGATGAGCGGCTATGTATCCGGCCAGGTGAAGGTGAACGAAGCCCTGCGCCGTATTGATGTGCGGCACGGGGATCACCTGGAATATCTGCGTGCCCAGCCGGACAAGAGCATCGACATTGTCTACTTCGACCCGATGTTCCGGGTGCCGCTGACGGATTCGGCGGCGATCTCGCCGCTGCGGCAATTCGCCAATCCGGCTGCGCTATCGGCTGACAGCGTGGCTGAGGCCACCAGGGTGGCCCGCAAGACCGTGCTGCTCAAGGAGAAGGCGCTGAGCGGAGAATTCACCCGCCTCGGCTTCAAGGAGCTGCTGCGGGCCAATGCCAAAACATCGTACGGGGTGATTACCATTGACAACTAA
- a CDS encoding DUF402 domain-containing protein: MKRKFGDRANWRRITRRHFACRYVETREFSGYITLYTIYGLKEPLWKSYGRHTYRIADKGYSWLQYFPKDSHYIVTAMFDERQNIVQWYIDTCKVQGVTDQGVPWFDDLYLDVVVLWNGEVFLLDEDELEEALEREDITDSDYQLAWSTANAILRAIDAHAFPYFSLSLKHRAELFHHGEFRRK, encoded by the coding sequence ATGAAACGTAAATTCGGAGACCGGGCCAACTGGCGCAGGATTACCCGCCGCCATTTTGCCTGCCGCTATGTGGAGACCCGGGAGTTCAGCGGTTATATCACACTCTACACTATATACGGGCTGAAGGAGCCGCTATGGAAGAGTTACGGCAGGCATACATACCGCATTGCGGACAAGGGATATTCATGGCTGCAGTATTTTCCCAAGGACAGCCACTATATTGTGACGGCCATGTTTGATGAACGGCAAAATATTGTGCAGTGGTACATTGATACCTGCAAGGTCCAGGGTGTGACCGATCAAGGGGTTCCCTGGTTCGACGATCTGTATCTGGATGTTGTCGTACTGTGGAATGGTGAAGTGTTTTTGCTGGATGAGGATGAGCTGGAGGAAGCGCTGGAGCGGGAAGATATCACGGACAGTGATTACCAGTTAGCCTGGTCAACAGCCAATGCAATACTGCGTGCGATAGACGCTCATGCCTTTCCGTATTTCTCCCTTTCACTGAAGCATCGTGCCGAATTGTTTCATCACGGAGAATTTAGGAGGAAGTAG